Proteins encoded by one window of Lates calcarifer isolate ASB-BC8 linkage group LG5, TLL_Latcal_v3, whole genome shotgun sequence:
- the LOC108896473 gene encoding mucin-5AC isoform X9: MEHQHHQGFTTMDTSAATTTATPPPEPKIKLGFKLEETFKPQLTNKSSPEFKELEDKVTTALNAVYSEKFGSSFNRTIIKSFSQGSVVVDAELIFNNVTMLPNGSSAAQTLQDAVSSSNFSLSVNATSITAAVVLAPTQAPATVAPSTLMSTTPTTVNATSTPVNMTSPPLNTTSPPLNATSPLVNPTLPPFNATSAPVNMTSPPLNATSPPVNMSSPPPNATSPPVNMTSPPLNATSPLVNPTLPPFNATSTPLNMTSQSLNATSPLVNPTLPPFNATSTPVNMTSPPLNATSPSLNATSPPVNMTSPPLNATSPLVNPTSPPVNMTSPPLNATSPPVNMTSPPLNATSPLVNPTSPPVNTTSPPLNATSPLVNPTSPPVNMTSPPLNATSPPVNMTSPPLNATSPLVNPTSPPVNTTSPPLNATSPPVNMTSPPLNATSPSLNATSPPVNMTSPPLNATSPSLNATLPPVNMTSPPLNATSPPVNMTSPPLNPTSPLVNPTSPPLNATSPLVNPTSPPVNATSPPVNPTSPPLNMTTPPVSATLPPPVTTIQFPGNASSPPVNGTSAPPRITTMGTSAATTTATLPPEPKIKLGFKLEETFKPQLTNKSSPEFKELEDKVTTALNAVYSEKFGSSFNRTIIKSFSQGSVVVDAELIFNNVTMLPNGSSAAQTLQDAVSSSNFSLSVNATSITAAVVLAPTQAPATVAPSTLMSTTPTTVNATSTPVNMTSPPLNATSPSLNATSPPVNMTSPPLNATSPLVNPTSPPVNMTSPPLNTTSPPVNMTSPPLNATSPLVNPTSPPVNMTSPPLNTTSPPVNITSPPLNATSPLVNPTSPPVNVTSPPLNATSPPVSTMSPLGNATSQPITGTSAQPVITTVITTQTTTDAPSAESKIMLGFKLKQTFTKQLANQSSDEFKALANKVKRTLDDVYSKQYGSRFLRSEINSFSEGSVVVNAELIFQNASSVPENSAVANVLAEAASNSSNFSIPLNVTSIVATRISTPTAAPTSVPTMPITSAAVNATAAPSAAPNATTVLTTVPTAAPNVTAPPTAAPNATAAPTAASTAAPTTSTTTTSTNPPTSSEGTLGLAFSLNQTFTSDLSDSSSAAFKSLAASVVKEVNKVGQKVYGSSYSRSIVNKFTSGSVDVDMTLVFTNKNSVPSASNATSEFSSELTSSSSSLNIVSGSVRATSSSSSTAAPNVTATPTAAPTAAPNATAASTAAPTAAPTAVPNATAASTAAPTAAPNATAASTAAPTAAPNATAAPTAASTAAPTTSTTTASTNPPTSSEGTLGLAFSLNQTFTSDLSDSSSAAFKSLAASVVKEVNKVGQKVYGSSYSRSIVNKFTSGSVDVDMTLVFTNKNSVPSASNATSEFSSELTSSSSSLNIVSGSVRATSSSSSTAAPNVTATPTAAPTAAPNATAAPTAAPTAAPNATAAPTAAPTVAPNATAAPTAAPTAASTVTSTSTTTTTTTATETTTTASTNPPTSSEGTLGLTFSLNQTFTSDLSDSSSAAFKSLAASVVKELNKVGKRLYPLSFLRSIVNSFTSGSVVVNSTLVFKDSNSVPSASNATSQFSTELMSNSSSLNVIPGSVSAQSTSSSSSAPRPTMGSWAVFSLTLVAVAQIL, encoded by the exons ATGGAACATCAGCACCACCAAGGATTCACAACAATGGACACTTCAGCTGCAACCACAACAGCTACTCCACCACCAGAGCCAAAAATTAAGTTGGGATTCAAGTTGGAAGAGACATTTAAACCACAGCTTACAAACAAATCTTCACCAGAATTCAAAGAATTAGAAGACAAAGTAACCACAGCC CTCAATGCAGTGTATTCAGAAAAATTTGGCTCAAGCTTCAATCGAACTATCATCAAGAGCTTCAG TCAAGGTTCCGTGGTGGTAGATGCTGAGCTGATATTCAATAATGTAACCATGCTACCAAATGGCAGTTCTGCGGCTCAAACTTTGCAAGATGCTGTTTCCAGCTCAAATTTTTCCCTCAGTGTCAATGCAACATCTATTACTGCAGCAG TTGTGTTAGCACCGACTCAAGCCCCAGCCACAGTTGCACCTTCAACACTGATGAGTACAACTCCCACAACAG TCAATGCAACCTCAACACCAGTCAACATGACCTCACCACCACTCAACACAACCTCACCACCACTCAATGCAACCTCACCACTAGTCAACCCAACCTTACCACCATTCAATGCAACCTCAGCACCAGTCAACATGACCTCACCTCCACTCAACGCAACCTCACCACCAGTCAACATGTCCTCACCACCACCCAACGCAACCTCACCACCAGTCAACATGACCTCACCACCACTCAATGCAACCTCACCACTAGTCAACCCAACCTTACCACCATTCAATGCAACCTCAACACCACTCAACATGACTTCACAATCACTCAATGCAACCTCACCACTAGTCAACCCAACCTTACCACCATTCAATGCAACCTCAACACCAGTCAACATGACCTCACCACCACTCAACGCAACCTCACCATCACTCAATGCAACCTCACCACCAGTCAACATGACCTCACCACCACTCAACGCAACCTCACCACTAGTCAACCCAACCTCACCACCAGTCAACATGACCTCACCACCACTCAACGCAACCTCACCACCAGTCAACATGACCTCACCTCCACTCAATGCAACCTCACCACTAGTCAACCCAACCTCACCACCAGTCAACACAACCTCACCACCACTCAATGCAACCTCACCATTAGTCAACCCAACCTCACCACCAGTCAACATGACCTCACCACCACTCAACGCAACCTCACCACCAGTCAACATGACCTCACCTCCACTCAATGCAACCTCACCACTAGTCAACCCAACCTCACCACCAGTCAACACAACCTCACCACCACTCAATGCAACCTCACCACCAGTCAACATGACCTCACCACCACTCAACGCAACCTCACCATCACTCAATGCAACCTCACCACCAGTCAACATGACCTCACCACCACTCAACGCAACCTCACCATCACTCAATGCAACCCTACCACCAGTCAACATGACCTCACCACCACTCAACGCAACCTCACCACCAGTCAACATGACTTCACCACCACTCAACCCAACCTCACCACTAGTCAACCCAACCTCACCACCACTCAATGCAACCTCACCATTAGTCAACCCAACCTCACCACCAGTCAATGCAACCTCACCACCAGTCAATCCAACCTCACCACCACTCAACATGACTACACCACCAGTCAGTGCAACCTTACCACCTCCAGTTACCACAATTCAATTCCCAG GTAATGCAAGCTCTCCTCCTGTAAATGGAACATCGGCACCACCAAGAATCACAACAATGGGCACTTCAGCAGCAACCACAACAGCTACTCTACCACCAGAGCCAAAAATTAAGCTGGGATTCAAGTTGGAAGAGACATTTAAACCACAGCTTACAAACAAATCTTCACCAGAATTCAAAGAATTAGAAGACAAAGTAACCACAGCC CTCAATGCAGTGTATTCAGAAAAATTTGGCTCAAGCTTCAATCGAACTATCATCAAGAGCTTCAG TCAAGGTTCCGTGGTGGTAGATGCTGAGCTGATATTCAATAATGTAACCATGCTACCAAATGGCAGTTCTGCGGCTCAAACTTTGCAAGATGCTGTTTCCAGCTCAAATTTTTCCCTCAGTGTCAATGCAACATCTATTACTGCAGCAG ttgtgttAGCACCGACTCAAGCCCCAGCCACAGTTGCACCTTCAACACTGATGAGTACAACTCCCACAACAG TCAATGCAACCTCAACACCAGTCAACATGACCTCACCACCACTCAACGCAACCTCACCATCACTCAATGCAACCTCACCACCAGTCAACATGACCTCACCACCACTCAACGCAACCTCACCACTAGTCAACCCAACCTCACCACCAGTCAACATGACCTCACCACCACTCAACACAACCTCACCACCAGTCAACATGACCTCACCTCCACTCAATGCAACCTCACCACTAGTCAACCCAACCTCACCACCAGTCAACATGACCTCACCACCACTCAACACAACCTCACCACCAGTCAACATCACCTCACCTCCACTCAACGCAACCTCACCACTAGTCAACCCAACCTCACCACCAGTCAACGTGACCTCACCACCACTCAACGCAACCTCACCACCAGTCTCAACCATGTCACCTCTAG GTAATGCAACCTCCCAACCAATAACTGGAACATCAGCACAACCAGTTATCACAACTGTTATCACAACTCAGACAACAACAGATGCCCCATCTGCAGAATCAAAGATCATGTTGGGATTTAAGTTGAAGCAAACTTTTACAAAACAACTTGCAAACCAATCCTCTGATGAGTTCAAAGCATTGGCAAACAAAGTAAAAAGGACA CTTGATGATGTCTATTCAAAACAATATGGAAGTCGTTTCCTTCGATCTGAGATAAACTCTTTCAG TGAAGGTTCAGTTGTGGTAAATGCTGAGCTAATATTCCAAAATGCCAGCTCAGTCCCAGAAAACAGTGCTGTGGCAAATGTACTGGCGGAGGCAGCGTCCAACAGTTCCAACTTCTCCATTCCACTGAATGTAACAAGCATTGTTGCAACAA GAATAAGTACACCAACAGCCGCACCTACATCTGTTCCTACTATGCCTATCACCTCAGCTGCTGTCAATGCTACAGCTGCTCCATCTGCTGCCCCTAATGCTACAACTGTCCTGACTACAGTTCCAACTGCTGCTCCCAATGTTACAGCTCCTCCAACCGCTGCTCCTAATGCAACAGCTGCCCCTACAGCTGCTTCCACAGCTGCACCAACTACGTCAACCACCACTACATCAACAAATCCTCCTACATCCAGTGAGGGAACCCTGGGTCTTGCATTCAGTCTCAACCAAACATTTACATCAGATCTCTCAGACTCATCCTCAGCTGCATTTAAGTCTTTAGCTGCATCAGTGGTCAAAGAG GTAAACAAAGTAGGTCAAAAGGTGTATGGATCATCTTACAGTCGCTCTATTGTCAACAAGTTCAC gagtGGATCAGTGGATGTCGACATGACTCTTGTGTTCACTAATAAAAACTCAGTTCCTTCAGCAAGCAATGCAACTTCAGAATTCAGCAGTGAACTCACTAGCAGCTCTTCCTCCCTGAACATTGTATCAGGCAGTGTTCGTGCAA cttcctcttcttcttccaccGCTGCACCTAATGTTACAGCCACcccaactgcagctccaactgcaGCTCCTAATGCTACAGCTGCttcaactgcagctccaactgcagctccaactgcaGTTCCTAATGCTACAGCTGCttcaactgcagctccaactgctGCTCCTAATGCTACAGCTGCttcaactgcagctccaactgcaGCTCCTAATGCAACAGCTGCCCCTACAGCTGCTTCCACAGCTGCACCAACTACGTCAACCACCACTGCATCAACAAATCCTCCTACATCCAGTGAGGGAACCCTGGGTCTTGCATTCAGTCTCAACCAAACATTTACATCAGATCTCTCAGACTCATCCTCAGCTGCATTTAAGTCTTTAGCTGCATCAGTGGTCAAAGAG GTAAACAAAGTAGGTCAAAAGGTGTATGGATCATCTTACAGTCGCTCTATTGTCAACAAGTTCAC gagtGGATCAGTGGATGTCGACATGACTCTTGTGTTCACTAATAAAAACTCAGTTCCTTCAGCAAGCAATGCAACTTCAGAATTCAGCAGTGAACTCACTAGCAGCTCTTCCTCCCTGAACATTGTATCAGGCAGTGTTCGTGCAA cttcctcttcttcttccaccGCTGCACCTAATGTTACAGCCACcccaactgcagctccaactgcaGCTCCTAATgctacagctgctccaactgcagctccaactgcaGCTCCTAATgctacagctgccccaactgcagctccaactgtTGCTCCTAATgctacagctgccccaactgcagctccaactgcgGCTTCTACTGTGACATCCACTTCCACCACTACAACAACTACGACAGCTACAGAAACCACCACCACTGCATCAACAAATCCTCCTACATCCAGTGAGGGAACCCTGGGTCTTACATTCAGTCTCAACCAAACATTTACATCAGATCTCTCAGACTCATCCTCAGCTGCATTTAAGTCTTTAGCTGCATCAGTGGTCAAAGAG TTAAACAAAGTGGGGAAAAGGCTGTATCCATTATCCTTCCTTCGCTCCATCGTTAACTCATTCAC GAGTGGATCAGTAGTCGTCAACTCAACTCTTGTGTTCAAAGATAGTAACTCAGTTCCCTCTGCAAGCAATGCAACTTCACAATTCAGCACTGAACTTATGAGCAACTCTTCCTCCCTGAACGTTATACCAGGCAGTGTTTCTGCAC AGTCAACATCTTCATCAAGCAGTGCTCCTCGGCCCACGATGGGCTCATGGGCAGTCTTTTCACTAACACTGGTGGCTGTGGCACAGATTCTATAG
- the LOC108896473 gene encoding mucin-5AC isoform X10 produces MEHQHHQGFTTMDTSAATTTATPPPEPKIKLGFKLEETFKPQLTNKSSPEFKELEDKVTTALNAVYSEKFGSSFNRTIIKSFSQGSVVVDAELIFNNVTMLPNGSSAAQTLQDAVSSSNFSLSVNATSITAAVVLAPTQAPATVAPSTLMSTTPTTVNATSTPVNMTSPPLNTTSPPLNATSPLVNPTLPPFNATSAPVNMTSPPLNATSPPVNMSSPPPNATSPPVNMTSPPLNATSPLVNPTLPPFNATSTPLNMTSQSLNATSPLVNPTLPPFNATSTPVNMTSPPLNATSPSLNATSPPVNMTSPPLNATSPLVNPTSPPVNMTSPPLNATSPPVNMTSPPLNATSPLVNPTSPPVNTTSPPLNATSPLVNPTSPPVNMTSPPLNATSPPVNMTSPPLNATSPLVNPTSPPVNTTSPPLNATSPPVNMTSPPLNATSPSLNATSPPVNMTSPPLNATSPSLNATLPPVNMTSPPLNATSPPVNMTSPPLNPTSPLVNPTSPPLNATSPLVNPTSPPVNATSPPVNPTSPPLNMTTPPVSATLPPPVTTIQFPGNASSPPVNGTSAPPRITTMGTSAATTTATLPPEPKIKLGFKLEETFKPQLTNKSSPEFKELEDKVTTALNAVYSEKFGSSFNRTIIKSFSQGSVVVDAELIFNNVTMLPNGSSAAQTLQDAVSSSNFSLSVNATSITAAVVLAPTQAPATVAPSTLMSTTPTTVNATSTPVNMTSPPLNATSPSLNATSPPVNMTSPPLNATSPLVNPTSPPVNMTSPPLNTTSPPVNMTSPPLNATSPLVNPTSPPVNMTSPPLNTTSPPVNITSPPLNATSPLVNPTSPPVNVTSPPLNATSPPVSTMSPLGNATSQPITGTSAQPVITTVITTQTTTDAPSAESKIMLGFKLKQTFTKQLANQSSDEFKALANKVKRTLDDVYSKQYGSRFLRSEINSFSEGSVVVNAELIFQNASSVPENSAVANVLAEAASNSSNFSIPLNVTSIVATRISTPTAAPTSVPTMPITSAAVNATAAPSAAPNATTVLTTVPTAAPNVTAPPTAAPNATAAPTAASTAAPTTSTTTTSTNPPTSSEGTLGLAFSLNQTFTSDLSDSSSAAFKSLAASVVKEVNKVGQKVYGSSYSRSIVNKFTSGSVDVDMTLVFTNKNSVPSASNATSEFSSELTSSSSSLNIVSGSVRATSSSSSTAAPNVTATPTAAPTAAPNATAASTAAPTAAPTAVPNATAASTAAPTAAPNATAASTAAPTAAPNATAAPTAASTAAPTTSTTTASTNPPTSSEGTLGLAFSLNQTFTSDLSDSSSAAFKSLAASVVKEVNKVGQKVYGSSYSRSIVNKFTSGSVDVDMTLVFTNKNSVPSASNATSEFSSELTSSSSSLNIVSGSVRATSSSSSTAAPNVTATPTAAPTAAPNATAAPTAAPTAAPNATAAPTAAPTVAPNATAAPTAAPTAASTVTSTSTTTTTTTATETTTTASTNPPTSSEGTLGLTFSLNQTFTSDLSDSSSAAFKSLAASVVKELNKVGKRLYPLSFLRSIVNSFTSGSVVVNSTLVFKDSNSVPSASNATSQFSTELMSNSSSLNVIPGSVSAQSTSSSSSAPRPTMGSWAVFSLTLVAVAQIL; encoded by the exons ATGGAACATCAGCACCACCAAGGATTCACAACAATGGACACTTCAGCTGCAACCACAACAGCTACTCCACCACCAGAGCCAAAAATTAAGTTGGGATTCAAGTTGGAAGAGACATTTAAACCACAGCTTACAAACAAATCTTCACCAGAATTCAAAGAATTAGAAGACAAAGTAACCACAGCC CTCAATGCAGTGTATTCAGAAAAATTTGGCTCAAGCTTCAATCGAACTATCATCAAGAGCTTCAG TCAAGGTTCCGTGGTGGTAGATGCTGAGCTGATATTCAATAATGTAACCATGCTACCAAATGGCAGTTCTGCGGCTCAAACTTTGCAAGATGCTGTTTCCAGCTCAAATTTTTCCCTCAGTGTCAATGCAACATCTATTACTGCAGCAG TTGTGTTAGCACCGACTCAAGCCCCAGCCACAGTTGCACCTTCAACACTGATGAGTACAACTCCCACAACAG TCAATGCAACCTCAACACCAGTCAACATGACCTCACCACCACTCAACACAACCTCACCACCACTCAATGCAACCTCACCACTAGTCAACCCAACCTTACCACCATTCAATGCAACCTCAGCACCAGTCAACATGACCTCACCTCCACTCAACGCAACCTCACCACCAGTCAACATGTCCTCACCACCACCCAACGCAACCTCACCACCAGTCAACATGACCTCACCACCACTCAATGCAACCTCACCACTAGTCAACCCAACCTTACCACCATTCAATGCAACCTCAACACCACTCAACATGACTTCACAATCACTCAATGCAACCTCACCACTAGTCAACCCAACCTTACCACCATTCAATGCAACCTCAACACCAGTCAACATGACCTCACCACCACTCAACGCAACCTCACCATCACTCAATGCAACCTCACCACCAGTCAACATGACCTCACCACCACTCAACGCAACCTCACCACTAGTCAACCCAACCTCACCACCAGTCAACATGACCTCACCACCACTCAACGCAACCTCACCACCAGTCAACATGACCTCACCTCCACTCAATGCAACCTCACCACTAGTCAACCCAACCTCACCACCAGTCAACACAACCTCACCACCACTCAATGCAACCTCACCATTAGTCAACCCAACCTCACCACCAGTCAACATGACCTCACCACCACTCAACGCAACCTCACCACCAGTCAACATGACCTCACCTCCACTCAATGCAACCTCACCACTAGTCAACCCAACCTCACCACCAGTCAACACAACCTCACCACCACTCAATGCAACCTCACCACCAGTCAACATGACCTCACCACCACTCAACGCAACCTCACCATCACTCAATGCAACCTCACCACCAGTCAACATGACCTCACCACCACTCAACGCAACCTCACCATCACTCAATGCAACCCTACCACCAGTCAACATGACCTCACCACCACTCAACGCAACCTCACCACCAGTCAACATGACTTCACCACCACTCAACCCAACCTCACCACTAGTCAACCCAACCTCACCACCACTCAATGCAACCTCACCATTAGTCAACCCAACCTCACCACCAGTCAATGCAACCTCACCACCAGTCAATCCAACCTCACCACCACTCAACATGACTACACCACCAGTCAGTGCAACCTTACCACCTCCAGTTACCACAATTCAATTCCCAG GTAATGCAAGCTCTCCTCCTGTAAATGGAACATCGGCACCACCAAGAATCACAACAATGGGCACTTCAGCAGCAACCACAACAGCTACTCTACCACCAGAGCCAAAAATTAAGCTGGGATTCAAGTTGGAAGAGACATTTAAACCACAGCTTACAAACAAATCTTCACCAGAATTCAAAGAATTAGAAGACAAAGTAACCACAGCC CTCAATGCAGTGTATTCAGAAAAATTTGGCTCAAGCTTCAATCGAACTATCATCAAGAGCTTCAG TCAAGGTTCCGTGGTGGTAGATGCTGAGCTGATATTCAATAATGTAACCATGCTACCAAATGGCAGTTCTGCGGCTCAAACTTTGCAAGATGCTGTTTCCAGCTCAAATTTTTCCCTCAGTGTCAATGCAACATCTATTACTGCAGCAG TTGTGTTAGCACCGACTCAAGCCCCAGCCACAGTTGCACCTTCAACACTGATGAGTACAACTCCCACAACAG TCAATGCAACCTCAACACCAGTCAACATGACCTCACCACCACTCAACGCAACCTCACCATCACTCAATGCAACCTCACCACCAGTCAACATGACCTCACCACCACTCAACGCAACCTCACCACTAGTCAACCCAACCTCACCACCAGTCAACATGACCTCACCACCACTCAACACAACCTCACCACCAGTCAACATGACCTCACCTCCACTCAATGCAACCTCACCACTAGTCAACCCAACCTCACCACCAGTCAACATGACCTCACCACCACTCAACACAACCTCACCACCAGTCAACATCACCTCACCTCCACTCAACGCAACCTCACCACTAGTCAACCCAACCTCACCACCAGTCAACGTGACCTCACCACCACTCAACGCAACCTCACCACCAGTCTCAACCATGTCACCTCTAG GTAATGCAACCTCCCAACCAATAACTGGAACATCAGCACAACCAGTTATCACAACTGTTATCACAACTCAGACAACAACAGATGCCCCATCTGCAGAATCAAAGATCATGTTGGGATTTAAGTTGAAGCAAACTTTTACAAAACAACTTGCAAACCAATCCTCTGATGAGTTCAAAGCATTGGCAAACAAAGTAAAAAGGACA CTTGATGATGTCTATTCAAAACAATATGGAAGTCGTTTCCTTCGATCTGAGATAAACTCTTTCAG TGAAGGTTCAGTTGTGGTAAATGCTGAGCTAATATTCCAAAATGCCAGCTCAGTCCCAGAAAACAGTGCTGTGGCAAATGTACTGGCGGAGGCAGCGTCCAACAGTTCCAACTTCTCCATTCCACTGAATGTAACAAGCATTGTTGCAACAA GAATAAGTACACCAACAGCCGCACCTACATCTGTTCCTACTATGCCTATCACCTCAGCTGCTGTCAATGCTACAGCTGCTCCATCTGCTGCCCCTAATGCTACAACTGTCCTGACTACAGTTCCAACTGCTGCTCCCAATGTTACAGCTCCTCCAACCGCTGCTCCTAATGCAACAGCTGCCCCTACAGCTGCTTCCACAGCTGCACCAACTACGTCAACCACCACTACATCAACAAATCCTCCTACATCCAGTGAGGGAACCCTGGGTCTTGCATTCAGTCTCAACCAAACATTTACATCAGATCTCTCAGACTCATCCTCAGCTGCATTTAAGTCTTTAGCTGCATCAGTGGTCAAAGAG GTAAACAAAGTAGGTCAAAAGGTGTATGGATCATCTTACAGTCGCTCTATTGTCAACAAGTTCAC gagtGGATCAGTGGATGTCGACATGACTCTTGTGTTCACTAATAAAAACTCAGTTCCTTCAGCAAGCAATGCAACTTCAGAATTCAGCAGTGAACTCACTAGCAGCTCTTCCTCCCTGAACATTGTATCAGGCAGTGTTCGTGCAA cttcctcttcttcttccaccGCTGCACCTAATGTTACAGCCACcccaactgcagctccaactgcaGCTCCTAATGCTACAGCTGCttcaactgcagctccaactgcagctccaactgcaGTTCCTAATGCTACAGCTGCttcaactgcagctccaactgctGCTCCTAATGCTACAGCTGCttcaactgcagctccaactgcaGCTCCTAATGCAACAGCTGCCCCTACAGCTGCTTCCACAGCTGCACCAACTACGTCAACCACCACTGCATCAACAAATCCTCCTACATCCAGTGAGGGAACCCTGGGTCTTGCATTCAGTCTCAACCAAACATTTACATCAGATCTCTCAGACTCATCCTCAGCTGCATTTAAGTCTTTAGCTGCATCAGTGGTCAAAGAG GTAAACAAAGTAGGTCAAAAGGTGTATGGATCATCTTACAGTCGCTCTATTGTCAACAAGTTCAC gagtGGATCAGTGGATGTCGACATGACTCTTGTGTTCACTAATAAAAACTCAGTTCCTTCAGCAAGCAATGCAACTTCAGAATTCAGCAGTGAACTCACTAGCAGCTCTTCCTCCCTGAACATTGTATCAGGCAGTGTTCGTGCAA cttcctcttcttcttccaccGCTGCACCTAATGTTACAGCCACcccaactgcagctccaactgcaGCTCCTAATgctacagctgctccaactgcagctccaactgcaGCTCCTAATgctacagctgccccaactgcagctccaactgtTGCTCCTAATgctacagctgccccaactgcagctccaactgcgGCTTCTACTGTGACATCCACTTCCACCACTACAACAACTACGACAGCTACAGAAACCACCACCACTGCATCAACAAATCCTCCTACATCCAGTGAGGGAACCCTGGGTCTTACATTCAGTCTCAACCAAACATTTACATCAGATCTCTCAGACTCATCCTCAGCTGCATTTAAGTCTTTAGCTGCATCAGTGGTCAAAGAG TTAAACAAAGTGGGGAAAAGGCTGTATCCATTATCCTTCCTTCGCTCCATCGTTAACTCATTCAC GAGTGGATCAGTAGTCGTCAACTCAACTCTTGTGTTCAAAGATAGTAACTCAGTTCCCTCTGCAAGCAATGCAACTTCACAATTCAGCACTGAACTTATGAGCAACTCTTCCTCCCTGAACGTTATACCAGGCAGTGTTTCTGCAC AGTCAACATCTTCATCAAGCAGTGCTCCTCGGCCCACGATGGGCTCATGGGCAGTCTTTTCACTAACACTGGTGGCTGTGGCACAGATTCTATAG